Proteins from one Gimesia maris genomic window:
- a CDS encoding sulfatase family protein, whose amino-acid sequence MLSHCQPAVRCCFSLVWCLLLTLSHLIICPQSESAAAEPGRPNILFIFTDDHASHAMSCYGSKVNETPNLDRIAREGMRFNNCFCTNSICGPSRAVILTGKHSHLNGFKQNGNKFDGAQQTFPKILRKYGYQTAIVGKWHLASDPTGFDYSEILIGQGPYYNPPMIKNGERVKHEGYTTDIITDLALDYLKNDRDPDKPFMLMFQHKAPHRNWQPGPKYLHMYDDVTIPEPDNLFDNYEGRGTAAHQQDMTIAKTMTPFDLKLTPPTNLTPEQLATWNAAYEPKNEAFRKANLTGKDLVRWKYQRYMKDYLRCVASVDENVGRMLDYLESSGLAKNTVVIYSSDQGFYLGDHGWFDKRFMYEESYRMPLLARWPGVIKPGSVNNDLVSNLDFAETFLDLAHAPIPADMQGVSLVPLFKGEEVKWRESLYYHYYEFYNDRRSAHMVRRHNGVRTKRYKLIDFYNLGEWELYDLEKDPREMKNVYSEPEYAQVVKNLKAELKLLQAKYQVPDDTGSVEKDPPSLRLKPRKSGAARKKKPAGKK is encoded by the coding sequence ATGCTGTCACACTGCCAACCTGCTGTTCGATGTTGCTTTTCATTAGTGTGGTGCCTGCTGCTCACTCTGTCTCACTTGATCATCTGCCCACAGTCAGAGAGTGCTGCCGCGGAACCAGGCCGCCCTAATATTCTGTTTATCTTCACCGATGATCATGCCTCGCATGCCATGAGTTGTTATGGCTCGAAAGTCAATGAGACCCCGAACCTGGATCGCATCGCCCGTGAAGGCATGCGGTTTAACAACTGTTTCTGCACGAACAGTATCTGTGGTCCCAGTCGCGCAGTCATTCTGACCGGCAAACACAGTCATTTGAATGGCTTCAAACAGAACGGCAACAAATTTGACGGCGCGCAGCAGACGTTCCCCAAAATCCTCCGAAAGTATGGCTATCAGACTGCGATTGTCGGGAAATGGCATCTGGCCTCCGACCCGACGGGTTTCGACTATTCTGAAATTCTGATTGGACAGGGGCCTTATTATAACCCGCCGATGATCAAGAACGGGGAACGTGTCAAACACGAAGGGTACACCACGGATATCATCACCGATCTGGCACTCGACTACCTCAAAAATGATCGCGATCCTGACAAACCTTTTATGTTGATGTTTCAACACAAGGCACCACATCGTAACTGGCAACCCGGACCCAAATACCTCCACATGTATGACGATGTGACCATCCCGGAGCCGGATAACCTGTTTGATAATTATGAAGGTCGCGGCACTGCAGCCCATCAGCAGGATATGACCATCGCCAAAACGATGACTCCGTTTGACCTGAAATTAACTCCCCCCACCAATCTGACCCCCGAACAGCTGGCAACATGGAATGCCGCATATGAACCCAAAAATGAAGCATTTCGCAAAGCAAATCTCACGGGAAAAGATCTGGTACGCTGGAAATATCAGCGTTACATGAAGGACTATCTCAGATGTGTTGCCTCTGTCGATGAGAATGTGGGTCGCATGCTGGACTACCTGGAATCGTCAGGCCTGGCAAAGAATACCGTCGTAATCTACTCGTCTGATCAGGGCTTTTACCTGGGAGATCATGGCTGGTTTGACAAACGATTCATGTATGAAGAGTCATATCGGATGCCTTTGCTGGCACGCTGGCCCGGCGTTATCAAACCCGGCAGTGTGAATAACGACCTGGTATCCAACCTGGATTTCGCGGAAACCTTTCTGGACCTGGCCCACGCACCGATCCCTGCTGATATGCAGGGAGTCAGTCTGGTACCTCTCTTCAAAGGGGAAGAGGTGAAATGGCGTGAAAGCCTCTATTACCATTACTATGAATTCTACAATGATCGACGTTCCGCTCACATGGTCCGCCGACACAACGGGGTCCGTACAAAGCGATATAAGCTGATCGATTTCTACAATCTTGGTGAATGGGAACTTTACGATCTGGAGAAAGATCCCCGGGAGATGAAAAACGTTTACTCAGAACCGGAATATGCCCAGGTGGTCAAAAACCTGAAAGCGGAACTGAAGCTGCTGCAGGCAAAATATCAGGTTCCTGATGACACAGGTTCTGTGGAGAAAGATCCACCTTCACTACGTCTCAAACCGAGAAAAAGTGGGGCCGCACGAAAAAAGAAACCCGCTGGAAAAAAATGA
- a CDS encoding tetratricopeptide repeat protein, whose translation MFDNVSPKVIHKIMAAEGYLELGMPIQALDALTSLEDAGPLEAMRLFLTGEAYLRQERYQEAIDPLHQAARLFPVMESRKAWSALSECFRLGGYKELAEVASLTAEAVEEIEASCEVLCLTRDHGSSWNWPDSVSRMTEFSLSSRGVSPRIPR comes from the coding sequence ATGTTTGACAACGTTTCTCCCAAAGTAATTCACAAAATTATGGCCGCCGAGGGATACCTGGAACTGGGGATGCCTATTCAGGCCCTGGATGCCCTTACTTCTTTAGAAGATGCGGGTCCCCTGGAAGCCATGCGTCTGTTTCTCACAGGGGAAGCTTACCTGCGTCAGGAACGATATCAGGAGGCGATTGACCCTCTTCATCAGGCAGCACGCCTGTTTCCTGTCATGGAAAGTCGTAAAGCCTGGAGTGCCTTGAGCGAATGTTTTCGCCTGGGGGGCTATAAGGAACTGGCAGAGGTCGCCTCACTGACGGCTGAAGCAGTGGAAGAGATCGAAGCGAGCTGTGAAGTCCTGTGTTTGACACGGGACCATGGATCATCCTGGAACTGGCCCGATTCTGTTTCCCGGATGACCGAATTTTCATTGTCGAGTCGGGGTGTGAGTCCCCGCATTCCTCGTTAA
- a CDS encoding DUF6655 family protein, giving the protein MFDFNRCLTNRIQGCLLIGLLILLSGCGKMISNSATEQLLTSDAVDQTISRLDFSTLANKKVFFDTTYIKNVKEAGFVNGDYIISSLRQQIVAANCLIQEKKEEADYVIEARVGTLATNSHEVNYGIPASNMLSSAATLMPAAPAIPTIPEISLAKKSNQSAAAKISVFAYNQKTRERVWQSGVLQSKSTARDTWILGAGPFQRGTIYKEGAQFAGAKIEIPLGSGEEFANDSTVDYLESARFVETPVKSEIKQETKKRDVKTLEEWIKAETAGKEKKKEASAKKSDQPKIEPVAAKKTQAAGKSTKQAKSQLEIEPSKIKTVLFLQPEKANGHHDWLQGDTSRISTVWPQSPEEVQNAPVTAPEESESQEIFEVDETFRKIISE; this is encoded by the coding sequence ATGTTTGATTTTAATCGGTGCCTTACTAATCGCATTCAGGGCTGTCTGCTCATTGGACTGCTGATCCTGTTATCAGGCTGCGGAAAGATGATCAGCAACAGTGCGACAGAGCAGTTACTGACATCCGATGCCGTCGACCAGACCATCTCCCGACTTGATTTCAGCACACTGGCAAATAAAAAAGTCTTTTTTGATACCACTTACATCAAGAACGTCAAAGAGGCCGGTTTTGTCAACGGAGACTATATCATCAGCTCATTGCGACAGCAGATCGTCGCCGCCAACTGCCTGATTCAGGAGAAGAAAGAGGAGGCGGACTACGTCATTGAGGCGCGCGTCGGCACTTTGGCTACGAATAGCCACGAAGTAAATTATGGAATCCCGGCCAGTAATATGCTTTCCTCCGCGGCGACACTAATGCCAGCCGCACCAGCAATTCCTACCATCCCCGAAATCTCGCTGGCGAAGAAGAGCAATCAGTCGGCCGCTGCGAAAATCAGTGTGTTCGCCTATAACCAGAAAACACGTGAACGTGTCTGGCAGTCAGGAGTCCTTCAGTCCAAGAGTACCGCCCGTGATACGTGGATCTTAGGAGCAGGACCTTTTCAACGCGGTACCATTTACAAAGAGGGAGCCCAGTTTGCCGGGGCCAAAATTGAAATCCCATTGGGTAGTGGCGAGGAATTTGCCAATGACAGTACTGTGGATTATCTGGAGTCGGCCCGTTTTGTTGAAACTCCGGTGAAATCTGAGATCAAACAGGAAACGAAAAAACGGGATGTCAAAACGCTGGAAGAATGGATCAAAGCTGAGACAGCCGGCAAAGAAAAGAAAAAAGAGGCTTCTGCTAAGAAGTCAGATCAACCGAAAATCGAACCTGTAGCAGCAAAAAAGACACAGGCTGCCGGGAAGTCCACCAAGCAGGCCAAATCACAACTTGAGATCGAGCCCTCTAAAATAAAAACGGTTCTCTTCTTACAACCGGAAAAAGCCAACGGACATCACGACTGGCTGCAGGGAGATACGTCTCGAATCTCAACAGTGTGGCCCCAAAGTCCTGAGGAAGTTCAGAATGCGCCTGTCACCGCTCCAGAAGAGTCTGAATCGCAGGAAATATTTGAAGTCGATGAAACGTTTCGCAAAATAATTTCCGAATAA
- a CDS encoding tetratricopeptide repeat protein — MMIPRIPQKTVRQLMAAEGYLELGMPRQALRELDQIIDPGSLTASYSFLRGESLKRVGRYSEAIKPLQYAADLLPIPHSQLPWKSLGACYRESGQSDLADSAEKTADEIASEANIHLRFEPLGSQFNPVVKHQVHLTISFEPAEEEEQTETDENLFLDKEEPEDFGIDPEVD, encoded by the coding sequence ATGATGATCCCTCGAATTCCTCAAAAAACAGTAAGACAACTGATGGCCGCTGAAGGTTATCTTGAACTGGGTATGCCTCGACAGGCGCTCAGAGAACTGGATCAGATTATCGATCCGGGATCGTTAACTGCCTCGTATTCTTTTTTACGAGGGGAATCTTTAAAACGAGTCGGACGCTACTCCGAAGCGATTAAACCTTTACAATACGCGGCTGATTTATTGCCGATACCACATAGCCAGTTGCCCTGGAAATCTCTGGGCGCCTGTTATCGCGAAAGCGGCCAGAGTGATCTGGCAGACAGTGCTGAGAAAACCGCTGATGAAATTGCATCAGAAGCAAATATTCATCTGCGATTTGAACCTTTGGGGTCTCAGTTCAACCCTGTCGTAAAACATCAGGTACACCTGACGATTTCGTTTGAACCTGCTGAAGAGGAAGAACAGACGGAAACAGATGAAAACCTGTTTCTGGATAAAGAAGAACCGGAAGATTTTGGCATTGATCCCGAAGTCGATTAA
- a CDS encoding sulfatase family protein encodes MQVRFSFLNHLFYLLAAFLLASLFQSERIIAAPPNIVMILADDVSWNDLACYGHPSLRTPNLDRLAKEGLRFDNAYLTISSCSPSRCSVITGRYPHNTGAPELHTPLPQGQVLFPQLLRDAGYYTVISGKQHMGNYALTAFDLVSKGKGPGREADWVPILKKRPKDKPFFCWFASVDAHRAWQASKEYQPHQPSEVVVPPYLIDCEETRRDLAQYYDEISRIDYFTGRILDELDAQGIADNTLVLFFSDNGRPFPRCKTRLYDSGIKTPLIVRWPAVIKAGGVSNSLVSSMDIGPTFLEVAGVPLDPRIQGVSFEKVLKQPESKVRDFAFAEHNWHVFKAHERMVRNGDWLYIRNAWPEQRNLCVESIEFPSGEVLWERFKAGQLNEFQQDVFLKPRPQEELYRVSEDPYQFHNLASKPEHAAELARLRKALDQWTVQTGDTIPETPTPDRNQRPGEPKPPEFEHREMPGDAKQAQKINAPGPVLSSSID; translated from the coding sequence ATGCAGGTTCGATTTTCTTTCTTGAACCATCTCTTTTATCTGTTGGCAGCTTTTCTGCTGGCATCTCTATTTCAGTCTGAGCGCATTATTGCTGCTCCGCCTAACATTGTCATGATCCTGGCAGACGATGTTTCCTGGAACGATCTGGCGTGCTACGGCCATCCGTCCCTGCGAACTCCCAATCTGGATCGACTGGCCAAAGAAGGTCTGCGGTTTGACAATGCCTATCTGACGATCAGCAGTTGCAGCCCGAGTCGTTGCAGTGTGATTACCGGTCGTTATCCCCATAACACGGGTGCTCCGGAACTGCATACACCTCTTCCTCAAGGTCAGGTGCTCTTTCCACAGTTATTACGTGATGCCGGTTACTATACGGTGATCTCAGGTAAACAGCATATGGGTAATTATGCATTGACCGCCTTCGATCTCGTCTCAAAAGGGAAAGGACCGGGACGCGAAGCAGACTGGGTTCCCATTCTGAAAAAACGTCCCAAAGACAAACCCTTTTTCTGCTGGTTTGCATCCGTCGATGCCCACCGCGCGTGGCAGGCATCCAAAGAATATCAGCCCCATCAGCCTTCCGAAGTCGTTGTTCCTCCCTATCTGATTGACTGTGAAGAAACACGCCGTGACCTGGCACAGTACTACGACGAGATCAGTCGCATTGATTATTTTACCGGCCGGATCCTGGATGAACTGGATGCCCAGGGGATCGCTGATAATACGCTCGTCCTGTTTTTCTCAGACAACGGCCGCCCCTTTCCACGCTGTAAAACCCGACTGTATGACAGTGGCATTAAAACACCACTGATTGTCCGCTGGCCCGCAGTCATTAAAGCCGGTGGTGTGAGTAACAGTCTGGTCAGTTCAATGGACATCGGCCCTACATTTCTGGAAGTGGCAGGTGTACCCCTCGATCCACGCATTCAGGGCGTCAGTTTTGAAAAAGTCCTCAAACAGCCGGAATCGAAAGTGCGTGACTTTGCCTTTGCTGAACATAACTGGCATGTCTTTAAAGCCCACGAACGGATGGTGAGAAACGGTGACTGGCTTTACATTCGAAATGCCTGGCCAGAGCAGCGCAACCTGTGTGTCGAATCGATAGAATTCCCTTCAGGCGAAGTGCTCTGGGAACGGTTCAAAGCGGGGCAACTGAATGAATTTCAGCAGGACGTTTTTTTAAAACCTCGTCCACAGGAAGAACTGTATCGGGTTTCAGAAGATCCTTATCAGTTCCATAATCTGGCGTCGAAACCGGAGCATGCCGCGGAACTGGCTCGGCTCAGGAAAGCCCTCGATCAATGGACGGTTCAAACCGGAGATACCATTCCTGAGACTCCGACTCCCGATCGAAATCAGCGTCCGGGAGAACCGAAACCTCCCGAATTTGAACATCGTGAGATGCCCGGTGATGCAAAGCAGGCTCAGAAGATTAATGCGCCCGGACCTGTCCTGTCCTCGTCGATCGATTGA
- a CDS encoding 3-keto-disaccharide hydrolase, with translation MKRHSFLGLGVALLAVVSLSVSLHAGADSGWVSLFDGKTLNNWVQHNGTATYMVKDGTIEGTTSEGSPNSFLCTKKNYGNFELEFEVKVHNNLNSGVQIRSQQENGDGRVNGPQVEIEASGDNGAEAGYIYGEAIKYAGKGIGWMTPEDKRTPHKNLKDGEWNQFRVVANGPRIQTWVNGEQVSDLVDERVYKSHPTGFIGLQVHGIKKGTGPYSVAWKNIRIKELK, from the coding sequence ATGAAACGACATTCCTTTCTGGGATTAGGTGTAGCGTTATTAGCTGTTGTCAGTCTGAGCGTCAGTCTTCACGCCGGCGCAGACTCCGGTTGGGTGAGCCTGTTTGACGGGAAAACACTTAATAACTGGGTTCAACACAATGGAACTGCCACCTATATGGTGAAGGATGGCACGATTGAAGGCACAACCTCAGAAGGCAGCCCGAATTCGTTTTTGTGTACGAAGAAAAACTATGGTAATTTCGAACTGGAATTTGAAGTTAAGGTTCACAATAACCTGAACTCCGGCGTCCAGATTCGCAGCCAGCAGGAGAACGGAGATGGCCGCGTAAATGGCCCTCAGGTCGAAATTGAAGCCAGTGGCGATAATGGTGCAGAAGCCGGCTACATCTATGGTGAAGCGATCAAGTACGCTGGCAAAGGTATTGGCTGGATGACCCCGGAAGACAAGCGTACGCCCCACAAGAATCTGAAGGATGGCGAATGGAACCAATTCCGGGTTGTCGCCAATGGTCCCAGAATCCAAACCTGGGTCAACGGGGAGCAGGTATCAGATCTGGTCGATGAGCGTGTTTATAAATCTCATCCCACAGGATTCATCGGCCTGCAGGTTCACGGAATCAAAAAGGGAACCGGTCCTTATTCCGTTGCCTGGAAAAACATTCGGATCAAAGAGCTGAAGTAA
- a CDS encoding proline--tRNA ligase, translated as MRWSNTLIPTIKEVPADAEIPSHQLMLRAGLIRQLMAGAYTYLPLGWKAIQKAAQIVREEMDAAGAAELHMPALQPIGLFERTQRKEAFGSVLIQFNVPRGNRQIPMALGPTHEEVVTDLISHCISSYKQLPLTVYQIQTKFRNEERPRFGVLRTSEFLMKDAYSFSSSVKQLDEIYDRMYRAYCRIFARCGLKYLPVEAESGPIGGDASHEFMIPADNGEDSIVYCEASGYAANMERADTGRTSPEIVTSSNAAALEKKSTPEATSIEQVSKLLGCEPSQMIKTLIYLADGEPVAVLIRGDHEANEGKIRRALSASSVELADDKTIQQVTNAPTGFAGPVGIKCKIIADHDVPVIENAITGANEADAHYLNVNVGRDYQLETTFDLRNAEAGDPCPKSGEPLTIVHGIEVGHVFKLGTKYTEALDANFLDEKEKRHPIIMGCYGIGVNRIVAGLAETRHDENGLIWPLSIAPYEVLVIPLNVKDDEVMQTAERYYNELKAAGVDVLFDDRNARPGVKFKDADLIGIPYRVVIGGKGLQKGEIETKWRTAENAEMIALDAGIRPVLEALESRKAEEYQAANVPE; from the coding sequence GTGCGCTGGTCGAATACTCTGATCCCCACCATCAAAGAAGTTCCCGCTGATGCGGAGATTCCCAGCCATCAGCTCATGTTACGAGCCGGTCTGATCCGCCAGTTGATGGCGGGCGCCTATACTTATCTCCCACTGGGATGGAAGGCAATTCAGAAAGCCGCGCAGATTGTCCGTGAAGAAATGGACGCCGCCGGGGCCGCAGAACTCCACATGCCTGCCTTGCAACCGATCGGCTTGTTTGAACGCACACAGCGAAAAGAAGCCTTCGGCTCTGTGCTGATTCAGTTCAATGTTCCCCGGGGAAATCGACAGATTCCCATGGCACTTGGACCGACCCACGAAGAAGTGGTCACCGATCTCATCAGTCACTGCATCAGCAGCTACAAACAGTTGCCTCTGACGGTCTATCAGATTCAGACTAAATTCCGCAACGAAGAACGCCCCCGCTTCGGCGTCCTGCGTACCAGCGAATTTTTGATGAAAGACGCCTACAGCTTCAGCTCTTCCGTAAAACAGCTCGACGAAATCTACGACCGCATGTACCGCGCCTACTGCCGGATTTTTGCCCGTTGTGGTCTGAAATACCTCCCTGTCGAAGCAGAAAGCGGTCCGATTGGCGGCGACGCTTCGCATGAATTCATGATCCCCGCCGACAACGGTGAAGATTCGATCGTCTACTGTGAAGCTTCAGGTTATGCAGCCAACATGGAACGAGCCGACACCGGTCGTACTTCACCGGAAATCGTCACCAGCAGCAATGCAGCCGCCCTGGAGAAAAAATCCACTCCCGAAGCCACCAGCATTGAACAGGTCAGCAAACTCCTGGGATGTGAACCATCTCAAATGATCAAAACCCTGATTTATCTGGCGGACGGCGAACCTGTGGCCGTTCTGATCCGCGGCGATCACGAAGCCAACGAAGGCAAAATCCGCCGCGCCTTGTCGGCCAGCTCAGTCGAGTTAGCCGATGACAAGACCATCCAGCAGGTGACAAACGCACCAACCGGATTTGCCGGACCGGTTGGTATCAAATGTAAAATCATCGCCGACCATGATGTCCCGGTCATCGAAAACGCAATCACCGGCGCAAACGAAGCGGACGCCCATTACCTGAATGTGAATGTTGGCCGGGACTACCAGTTGGAAACCACCTTCGACCTGCGAAATGCCGAAGCGGGCGACCCCTGCCCTAAGAGTGGCGAACCACTGACAATTGTGCATGGCATCGAAGTTGGCCATGTGTTCAAACTGGGAACCAAATACACGGAAGCCCTGGATGCCAACTTTCTGGACGAAAAAGAAAAGCGGCATCCGATCATCATGGGTTGCTACGGGATTGGCGTGAATCGCATCGTCGCAGGTCTGGCAGAAACACGACACGACGAGAACGGCCTCATCTGGCCCCTTTCCATTGCCCCCTATGAAGTGCTGGTAATTCCGTTGAACGTAAAAGACGACGAAGTCATGCAGACTGCGGAACGCTATTACAACGAACTTAAAGCAGCCGGCGTTGATGTCCTGTTTGATGATCGCAATGCCCGGCCCGGCGTTAAATTCAAAGACGCGGACCTGATCGGCATTCCCTATCGGGTCGTCATCGGCGGTAAGGGGCTGCAGAAGGGAGAAATCGAAACCAAGTGGCGGACTGCTGAAAATGCAGAGATGATCGCCCTTGATGCAGGCATCAGGCCTGTTCTTGAAGCTCTGGAATCACGCAAGGCAGAAGAGTATCAGGCGGCGAATGTCCCTGAGTGA
- a CDS encoding 3'-5' exoribonuclease YhaM family protein: protein MSRQNINQLKDGDTVNEVYLLVDKQLRANRNASLFLSADLRDSTGVVNARMWNVLEERMQHFQSGNYVQAKGKVHLFQGTLQIILTYIEPVSAENLDPADFQPQAPQDVQLLLTKLREMLLGIENNEIRTLMECFLVDEALMDEFCRAPAGVKTHHAYHGGLIEHVVNLMETAQRISDLYPKADMSLLLAGVFLHDLGKVRELGYENEFIYTDEGQLLGHLIIGVEMLTEKIRAYQEMTGESFPKEAELRLKHMIVSHHGTYEFGSARLPMTPEAVALHHLDNLDAKVNEFARFIDDDLNSTSNWTPYSPRLQRKLFKGITED, encoded by the coding sequence ATGTCTCGACAAAATATAAATCAACTCAAGGATGGTGATACAGTCAATGAGGTTTATCTGTTAGTTGATAAGCAGTTACGTGCAAATCGCAATGCCAGCCTGTTTCTGTCGGCCGACCTGCGGGATTCGACGGGGGTCGTGAATGCCCGGATGTGGAATGTGCTTGAAGAGCGGATGCAGCATTTTCAGTCGGGCAATTATGTGCAGGCCAAAGGGAAAGTGCATCTCTTTCAGGGGACCCTGCAGATCATTTTGACTTATATTGAGCCGGTCTCTGCAGAAAACCTTGATCCGGCAGATTTCCAGCCACAGGCACCCCAGGATGTACAGCTACTGCTGACGAAACTGCGCGAGATGCTGCTGGGAATCGAAAACAATGAAATCCGTACGCTGATGGAATGTTTCCTGGTCGACGAAGCCTTGATGGATGAATTTTGCCGAGCCCCCGCGGGTGTGAAAACCCATCATGCCTATCACGGCGGCTTGATCGAACATGTTGTCAATCTGATGGAAACGGCGCAGCGCATTTCTGACCTCTATCCCAAAGCGGATATGAGTCTGCTGCTGGCGGGGGTCTTCCTGCATGACCTGGGCAAGGTCCGGGAGCTCGGATATGAAAATGAATTTATCTATACGGATGAAGGTCAGTTGCTGGGACACCTGATCATTGGCGTCGAGATGCTGACCGAGAAAATCCGTGCTTATCAGGAGATGACAGGCGAATCGTTTCCCAAAGAAGCAGAGTTGCGTCTGAAGCACATGATTGTCAGTCATCATGGGACCTATGAGTTCGGCAGCGCGCGTCTGCCGATGACACCGGAAGCAGTGGCATTGCATCATCTGGATAACCTGGATGCCAAAGTGAATGAGTTTGCGAGATTCATTGACGATGATCTGAATTCCACATCAAACTGGACCCCTTATTCGCCCCGCTTGCAGCGAAAATTGTTCAAGGGAATAACCGAGGATTGA